From the genome of Methanococcus maripaludis:
ACAAGTGTATCCATCAAAAATTTCTTCATATTCGCATTCACAAACTACTGCATGTGCTGCAATGTATAATGTATCACAAGGACATTCACTAATGTTTGTTAGATCAAGTGTTCCAGAGTATTCTGTTACACAAAGGCCTTCTTCATTAATTTCAAACTGCCCAACTTTTGGGTTTCCTTTTTTTGTAACATATTTACCAGTATACCAACTAGATGAAGTGTCATTTGGAGATTCATTCAAAGCCATTAAATGTACCTCAGAAATACACCATCCAGGTATGGTTTCGTAATTAAAATTCAATGAATTTCCAATTCTTTGAACTGTTATGGCCCCTACATCCGTATGCTGTCCCGCAATAAGGTCATATTCACATTCAGGACCTTCTGTTAGTGCCGAAGCTCCGGGAATTATCGAAAAGACCATTGCAAATAGAATAAATCCAACTAAAAACTTTTTCATAAAGATCCCTCTAAAGTTTTCAGAATTTTAAAAATAGTTTCAGATAAATAATGGTAAATTACCCTTGATTTAGTTATATTTTTATGCATATATAAGGATATCTAATTTAAAAGATTTTTAATCAACATTATTGAAAAATAACCTGTAATCTCCAATAAATAATTAAAATAAGATGTAACAATTTATTTTTTTGTTGGAAATTAATATTATATTATTAAATATGATTTGAAAAATCATTTAAATTCCTTTTTTCCTTTTTTAACTCCTCATATTGGTTTTGATTATCCTAAAACTTTAAATAACTCTATTTTCAAAAATTATATTGCCCAAGGTGGGAATCTTGGGATATGGGGAGCTTGACCAGTTTTTAAATCTGTTTCATATGCCTGAACGGTTCAATTTTTGAGGGGATTTTTGAATTGTTCTAGAACTCTTTTTTCTTTTTTAAAAAAGTAATATAATTATATTTTAACTTTCTTTTTAAAAATAGCTTGTTCACTCTGAAGCTTTATGTTTAATGTCGATAGGGTATAGTTTAATGCTTCTTCAAGCACTCGATAATCCTTCCACTCATTACGGGTTCTTTTAAAGCGTTTCAGGTTTTCAAAGAATTCATATTTCACATCTTCAGATAAGTTTAGTTGTTTTGATATTTTTCCAGCTTCAGTTTTCAAGATCTGTAACTTCGAACATTTTGCATTATTAAAAACCGATTCCGTCTGCAGGTATCCACAACATTTGTTTTCAGTATCAACAAAAACTGGTCTAACCTTTCCAGTTATGTATTCTTTATCATAATGAACAACGGCCTTCAAACACTTTGGGCAAATTCTAATCATCTAAAACCCCTCGCGTAGTTATTGATATTAATATACTACATGAAAGGTTTTTTGTTTGAATATAAGTATATACTGAATATTACGGCAATTAAACAATAAAATAGCGGTTTAATAGTATAAAGATACCGTCCACTTACTCCGGAAACTTCCAGAAAAAAGAAGCCCAAAACGGCGAGTTTAATAACACTAAAATTTTAATCCGGTAGTCTCTGGAATAACTTTTATGGTCCTAATGATGTTAACATCCTTGAAAAAAGCTAAAACCCTAAAAAGTACAATCGGTCTTTAAAAATTCCAACGGAAATCGTTTTAAAAAGAAAGCGCAGAGGGAGGGATTTGAACCCCCGCTCCCCAGTGGAGAACCGGATTTCAAGTCCCGATTTAAAAAAAATCAGCATATCTTTTTCCATTTTCAATTTAGAGAAGAATGTGGTCATTTTGTTAAACTTAGTTGAAAATTTTGCAAGAGAATGACACGGTAAACGGTCCGGTCATTAAGGTTAGTCCTTATACCTTTGAAAATTGGAAATTTTGAAATGTTATTTTTGAGTATATTGTATACGGGACGGTGTCCCGTGATGTTTGGTTGTGGTGCCGTGTGTTTTAAATTATGTTTTTTCGAGAAAATTATTCATCAATCATGCATTTTGCATCAATATACCATTTCGGAATTACCGTATTGAAATAATCGTAATCAATAAGCGCTTTTGAAGCCTGTTCTTTCATGATATTAATCTGTTCATCGCCAAAAGGAATTGCCCAAGGCAGTGACGAGATTGTATTAACGGATATGTAGAGGGCGAGTAACTGGAAAAACTTTTCAGGAATATTTCCATTAAAGTAACCATCTATTTTACCAACTGCAAATGCTTTACTTACCTCTACATCCCATATAATTCGGTTAAATTCTTCAAATGGGTCTCCGAAATCATAACGATTAAAATCAATTATTGCAACATCACCGCTATATGTTAAAATCATATTTCCAATATGGTAATCCCCATGTTGCAGTGTTGATCCAATATCATTTAATAAATGCCTATTACGAGTTATGTGTTCAATAAATAACTCGCCATTTTCATATTTTAATGGGCATTCTAAATATGCTTTAATTTTTAGATCTATCTTTTTATTAAACCTGTTTTCCCAGGGGTCCATGTTTGAGGGGATATTTACCGAATGGATTTTTTTAAGTATTTTTCCAGATTTTATTCCAAGGTTGTACTGTTCCATCGTATTCTTTTTTAGAATGGCTGTTTCTAAGTCTTCGCCTTCAACCCATGTGAGCAGCATGTATACGCCAGATTCACAAATTCCAAAATCAACTGGTTTTGACATTTCAAAGTCCATTTTGCTGAGTTCACATAATATATTGTACTCTTTTTGTTTTCTTTCGTAGAATTTAATATCCGATATTCTAAGCAGGAGTTGTTTCCCATTTTTCGTGATAATATGGTATTTTTTATCTTCCGACCACCCTTTATCCACTTCTTCAATGATATCCCATGATTCGCTTCCATTAATCCCTTTAAACATATTATCACTTTTTGTGTCTGGAGTTTATATCAAATTTATAATTAAATATTTTTAAATTTCTAAAAAATTAAAGTAAATTAAATCCAAAATACACTTTTTTAACTAAACACTATCAATACACCGATTATAAAAATATCTATAAGTAACGTAATAAATGCATTAATCATGACTATTTTTGTTCCCAATTTCGACCCGAACAATGAAACATGCAGGGGAATTGAATGTTTTGTGTATCTTGTTGAGATAGATAGGATATTTGCAAATATCAATCCGATTATTACTTCTTTTGAATTTAAAACACCATTTTCCAAAAGTCCGCTTCCCATCACCATTGCAGTTTGAATATTGATTAAATCTGCGATTACCAAAATTCCAACACTCGGATCAAGATCTAAAAAGCCAGTAAAAGGAGTTATAATCACTATTACATATTCAAAAACACCTGAATT
Proteins encoded in this window:
- a CDS encoding aminoglycoside phosphotransferase family protein, producing the protein MFKGINGSESWDIIEEVDKGWSEDKKYHIITKNGKQLLLRISDIKFYERKQKEYNILCELSKMDFEMSKPVDFGICESGVYMLLTWVEGEDLETAILKKNTMEQYNLGIKSGKILKKIHSVNIPSNMDPWENRFNKKIDLKIKAYLECPLKYENGELFIEHITRNRHLLNDIGSTLQHGDYHIGNMILTYSGDVAIIDFNRYDFGDPFEEFNRIIWDVEVSKAFAVGKIDGYFNGNIPEKFFQLLALYISVNTISSLPWAIPFGDEQINIMKEQASKALIDYDYFNTVIPKWYIDAKCMIDE